In the Colletotrichum lupini chromosome 1, complete sequence genome, one interval contains:
- a CDS encoding DNA polymerase delta encodes MPTTRRSTGGGRARPGPARGQSTISFSNRVSKPVPKDTKKTVALSSAIDRSDIAKPSNKEHKDVDEIQIEEPLTPEVEKVEAKEEVPEKSEAEVRAEKISDAQINKYWKSIEAQRIAPRVHQGDVSLAERVLRYFDVSSQYGPCIGLQRMKRWQRAERLGLNPPIEVLARSEPRNCGGSQQASTKVKKVKRVHPPGAELGATSLGAHAGIRTRYSYALSLSSRRLFDLTPDLGGACCAGDRNGIEGVYEGSDCGGMASDESLVVYSCLLPAKTMCE; translated from the exons ATGCCAACCACCAGGAGATCAACAGGAGGAGGCCGCGCCAGACCTGGCCCAGCGCGAGGCCAATCGACCATCAGCTTCTCCAACAGAGTATCGAAGCCGGTGCCCAAGGACACCAAGAAAACAGTGGCTCTTTCCTCTGCCATTGACCGTTCCGATATCGCCAAGCCAAGTAATAAGGAGCACAAGGATGTCGACGAGATTCAGATCGAAGAACCCTTGACGCCCGAGGTTGAGAAGGTTGAAGCCAAGGAAGAAGTTCCCGAAAAATCAGAGGCCGAAGTGAGGGCCGAGAAGATCAGCGACGCCCAGATTAACAAGTACTGGAAGTCGATCGAGGCTCAGCGCATTGCGCCTAGGGTGCACCAAGGTGATGTGAGTCTGGCTGAGAGGGTTTTGCGATACTTTGACGTTAGCTCTCAATATGGT CCCTGCATCGGCCTCCAGCGCATGAAGCGGTGGCAGCGCGCGGAGAGGCTAGGTCTCAACCCGCCAATCGAGGTCCTTGCG CGGTCGGAGCCTCGTAATTGTGGAGGATCTCAGCAAGCATCTACAAAGGTCAAAAAGGTcaaaagagttcacccccccggtgctgaattgggggctacatctcttggtGCTCATGCTGGGATTCGAACTCGGTACTCGTATGCGCTGAGCCTGTCGTCGCGTAGGCTG tttgacctgacccCCGACCTAGGGGGCGCCTGCTGTGCTGGTGACAGGAATGGGATTGAGGGGGTATATGAAGGCTCTGATTGTGGCGGAATGGCATCGGATGAAAGTTTGGTTGTGTATTC GTGCCTCCTTCCCGCGAAAACCATGTGTGAATAA
- a CDS encoding WD repeat domain-containing protein has protein sequence MTSPQPPRDDSKTTGRAGIPIPTELVLQIVKAIGPRPKPKPAKHLRLHGALEAEADSDSDDLKIVDDYFYEDPNKPTLSNVLEGITDLKNLAITCRSLYQTLRCVLYQRSGQEDDWYALRWASFNGNLLALGAAVEAGASVNYAFEKTGTPIDMMNYGRVESTFGSNFPILQRSKTYNFGTPLLAAAYGDVTGRHQAIKWLLSHGADPNTTDTNGITPLHVVCRWGVRASVTVELLLKKGADANALGPRGWTPLHMACYARRWHPDPEDPRRMSQQKQDQAMIPTAKALIKAGAELRARTTLGGAKESGEPYIGGLTPYELALYCQNVTMVEFFREQEAIAPTSPHLPDHIASITFLLTTAHQLQRYELRMDWESWYDLNSHITDIFSLATTSRAVLSASGSSTLHIHDTADPTIPITQSISGAHKLGCHHICTSRNGLVAASAGFAGEVKIWVINKDTSEWKLHSEITNKAAKAGEVWAIALSEDGKFLAGTTYDGRVNVWDVGEEGTPKIREYETGSPGQGSFGMSVDLSRDGRYTASGHQNGAVYVFNNDNGKLLFSLPGLVKSVRSVSFSPGNTRLAAAGDSSVIALYDIKNGEQVSNMTGHSSWITSVDWNDTGEYLLSGAMDGKVKVWSVERSACVATHSETDKALWAVKWLPKTGKNESFCTAGANRSISFYREATGA, from the exons ATGACATCACCTCAGCCGCCTCGAGACGACTCCAAGACCACCGGTCGGGCAGGCATTCCTATCCCAACGGAGCTTGTCCTGCAGATCGTGAAAGCCATTGGCCCACGACCGAAGCCAAAGCCAGCAAAACATCTAAGACTTCACGGTGCTCTCGAAGCCGAGGCCGACTCCGACTCCGATGACCTGAAGATAGTGGATGACTATTTTTACGAAGACCCCAATAAGCCAACGCTATCGAACGTTCTTGAAGGCATTACCGACCTCAAAAATTTGGCCATCACATGTAGGTCACTGTATCAAACGTTGAGGTGTGTGCTTTACCAGCGAAGTGGACAAGAGGATGACTGGTATGCTCTTCGATGGGCCAGCTTCAACGGCAACCTCCTTGCGTTGGGAGCGGCCGTCGAGGCCGGCGCATCAGTCAACTACGCCTTTGAGAAGACCGGAACCCCAATAGACATGATGAACTATGGACGCGTAGAAAGCACTTTTGGAAGCAACTTCCCCATACTGCAAAGGTCAAAGACGTACAACTTCGGCACACCCTTGCTCGCGGCGGCGTATGGCGACGTCACCGGGCGACATCAAGCAATCAAGTGGTTGCTCTCTCACGGCGCCGACCCAAATACCACAGACACCAACGGGATCACGCCACTGCATGTCGTATGTAGATGGGGCGTACGAGCGAGCGTGACCGTTGAGCTCCTTCTCAAGAAAGGCGCAGACGCCAATGCCCTCGGCCCTCGGGGATGGACGCCTCTCCACATGGCGTGCTACGCGCGGAGATGGCATCCTGATCCGGAGGACCCTCGACGAATGTCTCAGCAAAAGCAGGACCAAGCCATGATACCTACTGCAAAGGCGCTGATCAAAGCAGGGGCTGAATTGCGGGCCAGAACGACCTTGGGCGGAGCGAAGGAGTCTGGCGAGCCCTACATCGGTGGCTTGACGCCGTATGAGTTGGCTCTTTACTGTCAGAATGTTACAATGGTCGAGTTCTTCCGTGAGCAGGAAGCGATTGCTCCGACGAG CCCCCACCTTCCCGACCACATCGCGTCCATCACCTTCCTACTCACAACCGCGCATCAACTACAGCGGTACGAGCTTCGCATGGACTGGGAATCATGGTACGACCTCAATT CCCACATAACCGATATCTTCAGTTTGGCCACTACCTCAAGGGCCGTCTTATCTGCAAGCGGCTCATCGACCCTCCACATCCACGACACAGCCGACCCCACGATCCCCATCACGCAATCCATCAGCGGTGCACACAAGCTGGGCTGCCACCACATCTGCACCTCCCGCAATGGTCTGGTCGCCGCGAGTGCAGGCTTCGCCGGCGAGGTGAAGATCTGGGTCATCAACAAGGACACGAGCGAGTGGAAGCTCCACTCAGAGATCACGAACAAGGCGGCCAAGGCCGGCGAGGTCTGGGCCATTGCGCTTAGCGAAGATGGAAAATTCCTGGCGGGTACGACCTACGACGGCCGGGTGAATGTGTGGGACGTTGGAGAAGAGGGCACGCCCAAGATTAGAGAGTACGAGACGGGAAGCCCTGGCCAGGGAAGCTTTGGTATGTCGGTCGACTTGAGCCGTGATGGGCGATACACTGCCAGTGGCCACCAGAACGGAGCTGTCTACGTCTTCAACAATGACAACGGAAAGTTGTTATTCTCACTACCAG GCCTGGTCAAATCTGTCCGCTCTGTCTCATTCTCCCCTGGAAACACCAGACTCGCTGCTGCTGGCGACTCATCCGTTATTGCTCTCTACGACATCAAGAATGGCGAGCAAGTCAGCAACATGACTGGCCACTCCTCATGGATCACATCTGTTGACTGGAACGACACGGGTGAATACTTGCTTAGCGGAGCGATGGACGGAAAGGTCAAGGTCTGGTCAGTGGAGCGTAGCGCCTGTGTCGCGACGCATAGCGAGACAGACAAGGCTTTGTGGGCTGTCAAGTGGCTCCCGAAGACTGGAAAGAACGAGTCTTTCTGTACGGCGGGCGCCAACAGGAGCATTTCATTCTATAGGGAAGCTACTGGTGCATAA
- a CDS encoding ribosomal L32p family protein — protein MAAIAMGAQPLRITSLFPRISAPAFAQSPRILSLYTRQVTNSFLPALSFALPAFNLNIPAWLGGIWESILRAVPKKKTSHSKKRHRQMAGKALQDVKSLCKCPGCGQIKRQHVVCPHCLSKIKDMWKEENPSGNILWRLGQSITFFRRAQLSSDRCLLWRTKVLELRLEVANVFISASLQ, from the exons ATGGCAGCCATCGCCATGGGCGCGCAGCCTTTGCGCATAACCTCCCTCTTCCCTCGCATCTCCGCGCCAGCCTTCGCTCAGTCACCAAGAATCCTCTCCCTCTACACACGCCAAGTCACCAACTCGTTCCTCCCGGCGCTCTCCTTCGCGCTCCCGGCTTTCAACCTCAACATCCCCGCCTGGCTCGGCGGCATCTGGGAGTCCATCTTGCGAGCGGTACCCAAGAAGAAGACCTCTCACTCGAAGAAGAGACACAGGCAGATGGCAGGCAAGGCGTTGCAGGATGTCAAGTCTCTGTGCAAGTGCCCAGGCTGCGGCCAGATCAAGAGGCAGCACGTGGTATGCCCACACTGCCTGAGCA AGATCAAGGATATGTGGAAAGAGGAGAACCCCTCAGGAAA CATACTTTGGCGTTTGGGACAATCCATCACCTTCTTCCGACGTGCCCAGCTGTCATCAGACCGGTGTTTACTG TGGCGAACAAAGGTCCTCGAACTTCGTCTGGAGGTTGCGAATGTGTTCATCAGCGCATCTTTACAATGA
- a CDS encoding septin, with protein sequence MAQPQTIFPQTHVGFDSITSQIEKKLLKRGFQFNVICVGQTGLGKSTLINTIFASHLIDSKGRLMPDEPVRSTTEIQAVSHMIEENGVRLRLNIVDTPGYGDLVNNDRCWDPIVKYIKDQHSAYLRKELTAQRERYIQDTRIHACLFFIQPSGHSLKPIDIVVLKKLSDVVNVVPVIAKSDTLTLEERQEFKERIKEEFAFHNLKMYPYDNDEFDDEERSLNTQIKDLVPFAVVGSEKSIIVNGKQVRGRQNRWGVINVEDENHCEFVYLRNFLLRTHLQDLIETTSQIHYETFRAKQLLALKESSAHGGGSRPISPAADRELSRNSQRMTLNGY encoded by the exons ATGGCGCAGCCTCAAACCATCTTCCCCCAGACCCATGTCGGTTTCGACAGCATCACGTCCCAGATTGAGAAGAAGCTCCTGAAGAGAGGCTTCCAGTTCAACGTCATCTGTGTCG GCCAGACTGGTCTGGGCAAGTCCACCCTGATCAACACCATCTTCGCCTCCCACCTCATCGACTCCAAGGGTCGTTTGATGCCCGATGAGCCCGTCCGCTCTACCACCGAGATCCAGGCCGTCTCCCACATGATCGAGGAGAATGGCGTCCGTCTGCGCCTCAACATCGTCGACACCCCCGGATACGGCGACCTGGTCAACAACGACCGCTGCTGGGATCCCATCGTCAAGTACATCAAGGACCAACACTCCGCTTACTTGCGAAAGGAGCTCACCGCTCAGCGAGAGCGTTACATCCAAGACACCCGCATCCACGCCTGCCTCTTCTTCATTCAACCCTCGGGCCACTCCCTGAAGCCCATCGACATTGTCGTCCTGAAGAAGCTGTCTGATGTCGTCAACGTCGTCCCCGTTATCGCCAAGTCCGATACCCTGACTCTTGAGGAGCGCCAGGAGTTCAAGGAGCGTATCAAGGAGGAGTTCGCTTTCCACAACCTCAAGATGTACCCGTACGACAACGACGAGTTTGACGACGAGGAGCGCAGCTTGAACACCCAGATCAAG GATCTCGTTCCCTTCGCCGTCGTCGGCTCCGAAAAGTCCATCATTGTCAACGGCAAGCAGGTTCGCGGTCGCCAGAACCGGTGGGGTGTCATCAACGTTGAGGACGAGAACCACTGCGAATTCGTCTACCTGAGAAACTTCCTTCTCCGCACCCATCTCCAGGATCTCATCGAGACCACCTCGCAGATTCACTACGAGACTTTCCGTGCCAAGCAATTGCTTGCGCTCAAGGAGAGCAGCGCGCACGGTGGAGGTAGCAGACCCATCAGCCCTGCTGCTGACCGTGAGCTCAGCCGAAACTCTCAACGAATGACCTTGAACGGATACTAG
- a CDS encoding guanylate kinase: MAPVLPSDRRPIVISGPSGVGKGTLYKLLFERHPDSFALSVSHTTRGPRPGEADGVDYHFVTKDAFDDLVSKDGFVEHATFGSNSYGTSKATIEEQSAKGKLVVLDIEMEGVKQIKTSNFPARYVFIAPPSEEELEKRLRGRGTEKEESIQKRLAQAKLELAYSKTPGVHDLVIVNDDLEKAYKTLEDFVYNPSQ; encoded by the exons ATGGCGCCAG TCCTCCCCTCCGACCGCAGACCAATCGTCATCTCCGGCCCCTCGGGCGTCGGCAAGGGCACCCTCTACAAGCTCCTCTTCGAGCGCCACCCAGACTCCTTCGCCCTCTCCGTCTCCCACACCACCCGCGGCCCGCGACCCGGCGAGGCGGACGGCGTCGACTACCACTTTGTCACAAAGGACGCCTTTGACGACCTCGTCAGCAAGGACGGCTTCGTCGAGCACGCCACCTTTGGCAGCAACTCGTACGGCACCTCAAAGGCCACCATTGAGGAGCAGTCCGCCAAGGGCAAGCTCGTCGTTCTCGACATCGAGATGGAG GGAGTCAAGCAAATCAAGACGTCAAACTTCCCCGCCCGCTACGTCTTCATCGCGCCCCCCTCAGAAGAAGAGCTCGAGAAGCGCCTCCGCGGCCGCGGCACCGAGAAGGAAGAGAGCATCCAGAAGCGTCTCGCGCAAGCCAAGCTCGAGCTGGCCTACTCCAAAACACCCGGCGTTCACGATCTGGTTATTGTCAACGACGACCTCGAGAAGGCCTACAAGACCCTCGAGGACTTTGTCTACAACCCTTCTCAGTAG
- a CDS encoding glycolipid anchored surface protein — MLVQTALVALSATLAAAVKPLTVKGNAFVTEGGEKFQIVGVDYQIGGSAGYDPSHGRDPLSDGDICLRDAALLQRLGANAIRVYNLDPNLNHDACASVFNAAGMYMILDVNSPLVGESITSFEPWTSYYAAYLNRTFAIVEAFKSYPNTLAFFSGNEVMNNVQTAEFVPQYLRAVTRDLKNYIAKHSDRAIPVGYSAADVREILVDSWNYLQCAENGDAKDPSRIDLFGLNSYSWCGDSSFKTSTYDQLVSSLKDTSVPVFFSEFGCNQVTPRPFTEIGSIYGSDMNSVFSGGLVYEYSQEDNNYGLVKVNDDKSVKLLIDYQNLATQYKKVDFKTLQATKAPSSSPDPPKCASSLIKEKGFNNNFTLPDVPPGGQDLIDNGIKNKPSGKIISISDWTVKHKVYDVDGKTEITGLAVSPLADSDSNTPGTNTGGTTIPAATGTSTPTGTSTPSSSTTPNAGIAVRPEVAALAAPLLALLFL, encoded by the exons ATGCTT GTCCAAACTGCTCTTGTCGCATTGAGTGCGACTCTGGCTGCCGCTGTCAAGCCTCTCACCGTCAAGGGCAATGCCTTCGTCACTGAGGGCGGCGAAAAGTTCCAGATCGTTGGTGTCGACTACCAGATTGGCGGCAGCGCCGGCTACGACCCTTCTCACGGTCGCGACCCCCTCAGCGATGGTGACATTTGCCTGCGCGATGCTGCCCTTCTCCAGCGCCTGGGCGCCAACGCCATCCGCGTCTACAACCTGGACCCCAACTTGAACCATGATGCTTGCGCTTCCGTCTTTAACGCAGCTGGCATGTACATGATTCTCGACGTCAACTCTCCCCTCGTCGGCGAGAGTATCACGAGTTTCGAGCCCTGGACCAGCTACTACGCTGCCTACCTCAACCGCACCTTCGCCATCGTCGAGGCTTTCAAGAGCTACCCCAACACCCTCGCCTTCTTCTCCGGCAATGAGGTCATGAATAACGTTCAGACGGCCGAGTTCGTTCCCCAGTACCTCCGCGCCGTCACTCGCGACTTGAAGAACTACATCGCCAAGCACTCCGACCGCGCCATCCCCGTCGGTTATTCCGCTGCTGACGTGCGCGAGATTCTCGTCGACTCCTGGAACTACCTGCAGTGTGCTGAGAACGGAGACGCCAAGGACCCTAGCCGCATCGACCTCTTCGGCCTCAACTCCTACTCGTGGTGCGGTGATTCCAGCTTCAAGACCTCCACCTACGACCAGCTCGTCTCTAGTCTGAAGGACACCTCTGTGCCCGTCTTCTTCTCCGAGTTTGGCTGCAACCAGGTCACCCCTCGCCCCTTCACCGAGATTGGCTCCATCTATGGCTCCGACATGAACTCCGTCTTCTCCGGAGGTCTCGTCTACGAGTACAGCCAGGAGGACAACAACTATGGTCTCGTCAAGGTCAATGACGATAAGTCCGTCAAGCTGCTCATTGACTACCAGAACCTTGCCACGCAGTACAAGAAGGTCGACTTCAAGACCCTGCAGGCCACTAAGGCTCCTTCCTCCTCTCCGGACCCTCCCAAGTGCGCCTCGTCCCTGATCAAGGAGAAGGGATTTAACAACAACTTCACCCTGCCGGACGTTCCCCCTGGTGGCCAGGACCTCATCGACAACGGTATCAAGAACAAGCCCTCTGGCAAGATCATCTCCATCTCCGACTGGACCGTCAAGCACAAGGTCTACGATGTTGATGGAAAGACGGAGATCACTGGCCTCGCCGTCTCTCCCCTTGCCGACTCCGACTCCAACACTCCCGGCACTAACACTGGCGGTACCACTATTCCTGCTGCCACCGGCACCTCCACCCCTACCGGCACTTCCACCCCTTCGTCCAGCACCACCCCCAATGCCGGCATCGCAGTGCGCCCCGAGGTTGCCGCTCTTGCTGCACCTCTGCTTGCTCTTTTGTTCTTGTAA
- a CDS encoding ATP-citrate synthase subunit 1: MPSATTPANGANGAKAASGLSANDNITRFSAPSRPLSPLPEHALFNDKTRCFVYGLQPRAVQGMLDFDFICKRKTPSVAGIIYTFGGQFVSKMYWGTSETLLPVYQEVPKAIVKHPDVDVVVNFASSRSVYTSTMELMEFPQIKTIAIIAEGVPERRAREIAHKAQQKGITIIGPATVGGIKPGCFKIGNTGGMMDNIVASKLYRKGSVGYVSKSGGMSNELNNIIANNTDGVYEGVAIGGDRYPGTTFIDHLLRYQADPDCKILVLLGEVGGVEEYKVIKAVEDGVITKPIVAWAIGTCASMFKTEVQFGHAGAFANSTLETAKTKNEKMKEAGFYVPETFEEMPQVLKALYDSLVKNGTIKPQPEPVVPKIPIDYSWAQELGLIRKPAAFISTISDDRGQELLYAGMPISDVFKEEIGIGGVMSLLWFRRRLPPYASKFLEMVLMLTADHGPAVSGAMNTIITTRAGKDLISSLVAGLLTIGSRFGGALDGAAEEFTKAFDKGLSPREFVDNMRKANKLIPGIGHRVKSRNNPDLRVELVKEYVKAKFPTHKLLDYALAVETVTTSKKDNLILNVDGCIAVCFVDLMRNCGAFSSEEAEDYLKMGVLNGLFVLGRSIGLIAHYLDQKRLRTGLYRHPWDDITYILPQLGGGGAPGAEGRVEVQM; the protein is encoded by the exons ATGCCTTCGGCCACCACCCCCGCTAACGGTGCCAATGGCGCCAAGGCAGCCAGCGGCCTGTCTGCCAACGACAACATCACACGCTTCTCGGCTCCCAGCCGTCCTTTGAGCCCTCTCCCCGAACACGCTCTGTTCAACGACAAGACCAGATGCTTCGTCTACGGTCTGCAGCCCCGCGCCGTCCAGGGTATGCTCGACTTCGACTTCATCTGCAAGCGCAAGACCCCCTCCGTCGCCGGTATCATCTACACTTTCGGTGGTCAGTTCGTCTCCAAGATGTACTGGGGAACCAGCGAGACTCTCCTGCCCGTCTACCAGGAGGTCCCCAAGGCCATTGTTAAGCACCCCGACGTTGACGTTGTCGTCAACTTCGCCTCCTCCCGAAGTGTCTACACCTCCACCATGGAGTTGATGGAGTTCCCCCAGATCAAGACCATTGCCATCATTGCTGAGGGTGTCCCCGAGCGC CGCGCTCGTGAGATCGCCCACAAGGCTCAGCAGAAGGGCATCACCATCATTGGCCCCGCCACTGTTGGTGGTATCAAGCCTGGCTGCTTCAAGATCGGTAACACTGGTGGCATGATGGACAACATTGTCGCCTCCAAGCTGTACCGCAAGGGTTCCGTTGGTTACGTCTCCAAGTCTGGTGGTATGTCCAACGAGCTCAACAACATTATCGCCAACAATACCGACGGTGTTTACGAGGGTGTGGCCATCGGTGGTGACAGATACCCCGGAACCACCTTCATCGACCACTTGCTCAGATACCAGGCCGACCCCGACTGCAAGATCCTCGTCCTGCTCGGTGAGGTTGGTGGTGTTGAGGAGTACAAGGTCATCAAGGCCGTTGAGGATGGTGTCATTACCAAGCCCATCGTTGCCTGGGCCATTGGTACCTGCGCCAGCATGTTCAAGACTGAGGTTCAGTTCGGTCACGCCGGTGCCTTCGCCAACTCCACCCTGGAGACGGCCAAGACCAAGAACGAGAAGATGAAGGAGGCTGGTTTCTACGTCCCCGAGACCTTCGAGGAGATGCCCCAGGTCCTCAAGGCTCTCTACGACTCCCTCGTCAAGAACGGCACCATCAAGCCCCAGCCTGAGCCCGTCGTTCCCAAGATCCCCATCGACTACTCCTGGGCCCAGGAGCTCGGTCTCATCCGTAAGCCCGCTGCCTTCATCTCCACCATTTCCGATGACCGTGGACAGGAGCTCCTGTACGCAGGCATGCCCATTTCCGACGTTTTCAAGGAAGAGATTGGCATCGGTGGTGTCATGTCCCTTCTGTGgttccgccgccgccttccCCCATACGCCTCCAAGTTCCTCGAGATGGTTCTCATGCTTACTGCCGACCACGGCCCTGCTGTGTCCGGTGCCATGAACACCATCATCACCACCCGTGCCGGCAAGGACCTTATCTCCTCCCTTGTCGCTGGTCTCCTGACCATCGGTTCCCGCTTCGGTGGTGCCCTTGACGGTGCCGCCGAGGAGTTCACCAAGGCCTTCGACAAGGGCCTGAGCCCCCGTGAGTTCGTCGACAACATGCGCAAGGCGAACAAGCTCATCCCCGGTATCGGTCACCGTGTCAAGTCCCGCAACAACCCCGATCTCCGTGTCGAGCTTGTCAAGGAGTACGTCAAGGCCAAGTTCCCCACCCACAAGCTTCTCGACTACGCCCTGGCTGTCGAGACCGTCACCACCTCCAAGAAGGACAACCTCATTCTCAACGTCGATGGCTGCATTGCTGTCTGCTTCGTTGACCTGATGCGCAACTGCGGTGCCTTCTCCTCCGAAGAGGCCGAGGACTACCTCAAGATGGGTGTCCTCAACGGTCTGTTCGTTCTCGGCCGTTCCATCGGTCTTATTGCCCACTACCTCGACCAGAAGAGACTCCGCACTGGTCTGTACCGTCACCCGTGGGACGACATTACCTACATCCTTCCTCagctcggcggcggcggcgcaccAGGCGCCGAGGGCAGAGTGGAGGTGCAGATGTAA
- a CDS encoding ribosomal protein L30 encodes MAFFRITLHRSAIGLPKSTRGVLEALGLRRRSQTVFHPVSPQFAGMIIKVKELVKVQEVDRAMSQHEMRDLRRPDPGFYVEKAVAR; translated from the coding sequence ATGGCCTTCTTCCGCATCACCCTCCACCGCTCCGCCATCGGCCTCCCCAAGAGCACCCGCGGCGTCCTCGAGGCCCTCGgcctccgccgccgctcCCAGACCGTCTTCCACCCCGTCAGCCCCCAGTTCGCCGGTATGATTATCAAGGTCAAGGAGCTCGTCAAGGTCCAGGAGGTCGACCGCGCCATGAGCCAGCACGAGATGCGCGACCTGCGCAGGCCAGACCCGGGTTTCTACGTCGAGAAGGCCGTTGCGCGGTAA
- a CDS encoding Cnl2/NKP2 family protein — translation MAPTEAAILHNYLTVPAQLPSAITLEEFTELFPKPHRVNPQIRSLYRDLQHQRRALVDTVTENIENEEKNGRIIKREIARAQKRAKTEDADQELEIERALFGAAGAQDPKHTINSIVPEMDTAIADLEAEIQELEAQEAKLMESVKQTVGSMSDLRYGRLANPKLGEDVIQGLKSVQDACDGKS, via the exons ATGGCGCCCACCGAAGCCGCCATCCTGCACAACTACCTGACTGTCCCGGCGCAGCTGCCCTCAGCCATCACGCTCGAAGAATTCACCGAGCTTTTCCCTAAACCGCATCGCGTAAACCCACAAATCCGCTCCTTGTACCGTGATCTGCAACACCAAAGGAGGGCGCTCGTTGATACGGTCACGGAAAACATTGAGAACGAGGAGAAGAACGGGAGGATCATCAAGCGCGAGATTGCGCGTGCCCAGAAACGTGCGAAAACCGAGGATGCCGATCAGGAGCTTGAGATTGAGAGAGCG CTGTTTGGCGCGGCTGGGGCGCAAGATCCCAAACACACAATTAACTCCATCGTCCCAGAGATGGATACGGCGATAGCGGATCTCGAAGCAGAGATTCAGGAGCTAGAGGCTCAGGAAGCAAAACTCATGGAGTCGGTCAAACAGACAGTTGGCAGCATGAGCGATCTCCGCTACGGACGCCTCGCCAACCCCAAGCTCGGAGAGGACGTCATTCAAGGTCTCAAGAGTGTCCAAGATGCATGCGACGGGAAAAGTTGA